A part of Streptococcus porcinus genomic DNA contains:
- a CDS encoding ABC transporter ATP-binding protein, giving the protein MIEFKHISKLYGEKEALSDLNLTVEDGEIFGLIGHNGAGKTTTISILTSIIEASYGELLVDGQEIATNRDLIKKKIGYVPDSPDLFLNLTAREYWHFLAKIYDVSDEDYNNRIKELSHLFDMQDELDNTVGSFSHGMRQKAIVIGALISNPAIWILDEPLTGLDPQASFDLKKMMRDHADSGNIVLFSTHVLSVAEQLCDRIGILKQGKLIFVGTIDQLKENYPEKDLETIYLELAGRHSKEEVI; this is encoded by the coding sequence ATGATTGAATTTAAACATATTTCTAAACTATACGGAGAAAAAGAGGCATTAAGTGATTTAAACTTAACTGTTGAAGATGGCGAAATATTTGGACTTATTGGCCATAATGGAGCTGGAAAAACAACGACTATTAGTATTTTAACTTCCATTATTGAGGCAAGTTATGGAGAACTCTTGGTTGATGGTCAAGAGATAGCTACCAATCGAGATCTTATCAAGAAAAAAATCGGTTATGTTCCAGACTCACCGGATTTATTTTTAAATTTAACAGCTAGAGAATATTGGCATTTCTTGGCGAAAATCTACGATGTTAGTGATGAGGACTATAATAACCGGATAAAAGAACTCAGCCATCTTTTTGATATGCAAGATGAATTGGATAACACTGTTGGTAGTTTTTCGCACGGAATGCGCCAAAAAGCAATTGTTATTGGAGCTTTGATTTCAAATCCAGCTATTTGGATTCTAGATGAACCCCTGACTGGTTTGGATCCTCAAGCTTCCTTTGATCTGAAAAAAATGATGCGAGACCATGCTGATTCAGGTAACATTGTCTTGTTCTCTACCCATGTTCTTTCTGTAGCAGAGCAATTATGCGATCGCATTGGCATTTTGAAACAAGGAAAATTAATTTTTGTAGGAACTATTGATCAGCTAAAAGAAAATTACCCCGAAAAAGATTTGGAAACAATCTACTTAGAGTTAGCAGGACGACACTCAAAGGAAGAGGTGATTTAA
- a CDS encoding ABC transporter permease, translating to MNWTTVWELVKINILYSNPQALTALKKKQAKKPKANFSAYKSMLRNQIMMSILFLFIYVFMFVGVDFSRYPGYFSFYIALFFVMSTITAFTALYTIFYESNDVKLYVHLPIKASELYLAKIFSSVGMGSLFLMPLLSLYVIAYWQMKGLIMAIPMAIIMFLVTFFSSNVIAIYLNAWIGKIIVRSPRRKLISTLLLFLSSIGAIGLIFFLNATNNSKMMQGAHLVDRALVPYFRGFYDVMVQPFGMNALIHFWLPLALLLLMAYGIVTGIMPKYYQEALYTGERRKQIKVDKKGKTKAVSQAKSLKSLMIKHHLSTLQDSNLLIQTYLMPLIFVISFMAPIMNMKNSLADFLGYEYFGVSFLVGGIIAAMATTSSTFIGVGLSLERDNFTYIKSLPIPLKAFVREKFYFLLLLQISVPVILYIVIGALLGLHYLIILTMVLGLILVSFIQGQYMYMRDIKYLTLDWQNLTQLFTRGGSQWLTASLIFGSLIVGLGLVVLVVFLSLMTKEALLINSLVFFVLIVLLVIGQFILKKRLWDRIESLLAS from the coding sequence ATGAATTGGACAACAGTTTGGGAATTGGTGAAAATCAATATTCTTTACTCCAATCCCCAAGCCTTAACGGCTTTAAAGAAAAAGCAGGCCAAAAAACCTAAGGCTAATTTTAGCGCCTATAAGTCCATGCTAAGAAATCAAATCATGATGTCTATATTGTTTCTATTTATATATGTATTCATGTTTGTAGGAGTGGATTTTAGTCGATATCCCGGATATTTCTCTTTTTATATCGCTTTATTTTTTGTAATGTCAACCATAACGGCATTTACAGCACTTTACACTATTTTTTATGAAAGTAATGACGTTAAATTATATGTCCATCTTCCTATTAAAGCGAGTGAACTTTATCTAGCGAAGATTTTTTCATCAGTAGGTATGGGTTCACTCTTCTTGATGCCCTTACTATCCCTTTATGTCATTGCTTATTGGCAAATGAAAGGCCTTATTATGGCCATTCCAATGGCTATCATTATGTTTCTGGTTACCTTTTTTAGTTCTAATGTGATTGCTATTTATCTTAATGCATGGATTGGAAAGATAATTGTCAGATCCCCAAGACGCAAGTTAATTTCAACTCTCCTTTTATTTCTCTCTAGTATTGGAGCAATTGGTCTGATATTTTTCTTAAACGCTACTAATAATAGTAAAATGATGCAAGGAGCACATCTTGTTGATCGGGCGCTTGTTCCTTATTTTAGAGGATTTTATGATGTAATGGTGCAACCTTTTGGAATGAATGCACTCATTCATTTCTGGTTGCCACTCGCCCTTCTCCTTTTAATGGCTTATGGTATTGTGACAGGAATCATGCCTAAGTATTATCAAGAGGCACTCTATACTGGTGAGCGTAGAAAACAAATCAAAGTCGACAAAAAAGGAAAAACGAAAGCAGTTTCTCAAGCAAAATCCCTAAAAAGTTTAATGATTAAACATCATTTATCAACTTTGCAGGACTCTAACTTATTGATTCAAACTTATTTGATGCCTTTAATTTTTGTTATCAGTTTTATGGCACCAATTATGAACATGAAAAATAGTTTAGCAGACTTTTTAGGATACGAATATTTTGGTGTTTCCTTTTTGGTAGGGGGAATTATCGCAGCAATGGCGACCACTTCAAGCACATTTATTGGTGTCGGTCTATCCTTAGAAAGAGATAATTTTACTTATATAAAGAGTCTACCAATCCCTCTTAAAGCTTTTGTAAGGGAAAAATTTTATTTCCTACTGTTATTACAAATTAGCGTCCCAGTCATTTTATATATTGTTATTGGTGCATTATTAGGTTTACACTACCTGATCATCTTAACAATGGTTTTGGGACTCATTTTGGTTTCCTTTATCCAAGGACAATATATGTATATGAGGGATATCAAATATCTTACCTTGGACTGGCAAAACTTGACGCAACTCTTTACGAGAGGTGGTAGTCAGTGGTTGACAGCTTCCTTAATATTTGGCTCCCTAATAGTAGGTTTAGGCTTAGTTGTCTTGGTTGTTTTCTTGTCTTTGATGACAAAGGAAGCTTTATTAATAAATAGTCTTGTGTTCTTTGTATTGATCGTTTTATTAGTGATTGGCCAATTTATTCTTAAAAAACGTTTATGGGATAGAATAGAGTCACTCCTTGCTTCTTAA
- a CDS encoding bacteriocin immunity protein, producing the protein MEKRCQELYDQIKRAYDYPENRENSELAQYLLTASNQLIKNQNPILIARELNNQMDTYFIQDNKHLPRSLYILKDALKNFIEM; encoded by the coding sequence TGTATGATCAAATAAAGAGGGCTTATGATTATCCTGAAAATAGAGAAAATAGTGAATTGGCACAGTATCTTTTAACGGCATCAAATCAATTAATTAAAAATCAGAATCCTATATTAATAGCTAGAGAATTAAATAATCAGATGGATACTTATTTTATTCAAGATAATAAGCATTTGCCCCGATCTTTATATATACTTAAGGATGCTTTAAAAAATTTTATTGAAATGTAA